One Capra hircus breed San Clemente chromosome 27, ASM170441v1, whole genome shotgun sequence DNA window includes the following coding sequences:
- the CHRNA6 gene encoding neuronal acetylcholine receptor subunit alpha-6 gives MSEAISSGLGGSERCVVGSGSIQLEGSVDEVNQIMETNLWLRHIWNDYKLRWDPREYDGIETLRVPAEMIWKPDIVLYNNAVGNFQVEGKTKALLKYDGMITWTPPAIFKSSCPMDITFFPFDHQNCSLKFGSWTYDKAEIDLLIIGSKVDMNEFWENSEWEIVDASGYKHDIKYNCCEEIYTDITYSFYIRRLPMFYTINLIIPCLFISFLTVLVFYLPSDCGEKVTLCISVLLSLTVFLLVITETIPSTSLVIPLVGEYLLFTMIFVTLSIVVTVFVLNIHYRTPTTHNMPTWVKAVFLRLLPQILMMKRPLDKMKKAGADRNPKGVSSRPAKVKFEHHKEPRLLKECCHCHRSGGPATSKRRSSHQPLQWTAENSELSPEVEDVIDSVHFIAENMKNQNETKEVEDDWKYVAMVVDRVFLWVFIIVCVFGTAGLFLQPLLGNTGHS, from the exons atGAGTGAAGCAATCAGCAGTGGCTTGGGCGGGAGTGAGAGATGTGTAGTGGGGAGTGGCAGTATCCAGCTGGAAGGCTCCGTG GATGAAGTAAACCAGATCATGGAAACCAACTTGTGGCTACgtcat ATCTGGAATGATTATAAACTGCGTTGGGACCCCAGGGAATATGACGGCATTGAGACTCTCCGTGTTCCCGCCGAGATGATCTGGAAGCCCGACATCGTTCTCTACAACAA TGCGGTCGGCAACTTCCAAGTCGAAGGCAAGACCAAAGCTCTTCTTAAATACGATGGCATGATAACCTGGACTCCACCAGCGATTTTTAAGAGTTCCTGTCCTATGGACATCACGTTTTTCCCTTTTGACCACCAAAATTGTTCCCTGAAATTTGGTTCCTGGACTTACGACAAAGCTGAAATTGACCTTCTAATCATTGGCTCTAAAGTGGACATGAATGAGTTTTGGGAGAACAGTGAGTGGGAAATTGTCGACGCTTCTGGCTACAAGCATGACATCAAGTACAACTGTTGTGAAGAGATATACACAGACATCACCTACTCCTTCTATATCAGGAGGCTCCCGATGTTTTACACCATTAATCTGATCATCCCCTGCCTCTTTATTTCATTCCTCACTGTGCTGGTCTTCTACCTCCCTTCTGACTGTGGTGAAAAGGTGACGCTTTGCATTTCAGTGCTGCTTTCTCTGACTGTGTTTTTGCTGGTGATCACAGAAACCATCCCGTCCACGTCTCTCGTGATCCCCCTGGTGGGCGAATACCTGCTGTTCACCATGATCTTTGTCACCCTGTCCATCGTGGTGACGGTGTTTGTGCTGAACATTCACTATCGCACCCCGACCACTCACAACATGCCCACGTGGGTGAAGGCGGTCTTCCTCCGGCTGTTACCCCAGATCCTGATGATGAAGAGGCCTCTGGACAAGATGAAGAAGGCCGGAGCTGATAGAAACCCCAAAGGAGTCTCCAGTAGGCCTGCCAAAGTCAAGTTTGAGCACCACAAAGAGCCCAGACTTCTTAAAGAATGCTGCCACTGTCACAGATCCGGTGGACCTGCCACCAGCAAGAGAAGATCAAGTCATCAGCCTTTACAGTGGACGGCTGAAAATTCGGAGCTCTCGCCTGAAGTCGAAGACGTCATCGATAGTGTTCACTTCATAGCGGAAAACATGAAGAACCAAAATGAAACGAAGGAG GTAGAGGACGACTGGAAGTACGTGGCCATGGTGGTGGACAGGGTGTTCCTGTGGGTGTTTATAATCGTCTGTGTCTTTGGAACTGCAGGGCTGTTTCTCCAGCCGCTCCTGGGGAACACAGGGCATTCGTAA